Proteins from a genomic interval of Arachis hypogaea cultivar Tifrunner chromosome 10, arahy.Tifrunner.gnm2.J5K5, whole genome shotgun sequence:
- the LOC112714800 gene encoding KH domain-containing protein HEN4 — protein sequence YSPSAKRSVPALPDSNSFPPNGSSKRARSSSKTQPPPLSVPQGHVAFRLLCQASRIGGVIGKSGSVIKSLQQSTGTKIRIEDAPAEVQDRLIVVVGEGTISGRVSLSGGEAVEVSKAQEALLKVFDRILEVAAETEGIEVGDRVVCSRLVADAAQVGSVIGKGGKIVDKIRKDTGCRIRAFTDNSAPSTSSSDEVIEIEGNVSSVKKALLAVSRRLQDFPPPDRTKMMGSKPYEVVQDETLVSVPHHETLAAVQRESFTAVPHETFTTAPRETLNDLHVDHLLQRSSLLSSFSSSSNSYATGIHSLSVEDNIGSSLEPKAVQLEVCFRILCSNDRVGGVIGKGGAIVKALQNETGATISIGPLVGECEDRVITVTASENSESKYSPAQKAVVLVYSRSIEAGIEKGLDSGFKGSSVTARLLVPSNQVGCLLGKGGVIVSEMRKATGASIRIIGSDQAPKCSSDNDQVVQISGEFSSVQDALYNATGRLRDNLIISSQNSAGTRSQNSVRADSSLSSARADTSLSSARADTSPYGRLRDTVSLSGQPAFGVSPCLTRHTLSQSIDHHALAHNLDHSLGRHSLSQSLDHHALPYNLDHSMGRHVSQSLDRHALVQNLDHSLSRHSLSQSLDDHAFAQNLDHSLGRHNLSQSIDHHALAQNLDYSLGRHGLSQGNDHHALSWNVDHPSSPGLWAPSTVAGINSRGINDLSWGMTSRKGGLELVSGSKSAIVTSTTVEIVVPDDTIDSVYGENGSNLARLRQRKFHDLEEKQKREQLLLVMLE from the exons CTCAGGGCCACGTCGCATTTCGCCTCCTCTGCCAGGCCTCCCGAATCGGCGGCGTCATCGGAAAGTCAGGTTCCGTCATCAAGAGCCTCCAGCAGTCCACTGGCACCAAGATCCGCATCGAGGACGCGCCGGCGGAGGTGCAGGACAGGCTCATAGTGGTCGTCGGCGAGGGGACAATTTCCGGGAGGGTTTCTCTAAGCGGCGGCGAGGCCGTCGAGGTTTCAAAGGCACAGGAAGCGCTCTTGAAGGTGTTTGATAGGATTCTAGAGGTTGCGGCGGAGACTGAGGGGATTGAGGTTGGGGATAGGGTTGTTTGCAGCCGGCTGGTGGCTGACGCGGCGCAGGTTGGTTCGGTGATTGGGAAGGGCGGGAAGATTGTGGATAAGATCAGGAAGGACACTGGGTGTAGAATAAGGGCTTTCACCGACAATTCGGCACCTTCCACTTCCTCTTCCGACGAAGTGATTGAG ATAGAAGGCAATGTGTCATCCGTTAAGAAGGCACTTCTTGCGGTTTCTCGCCGTCTTCAAGATTTTCCTCCTCCTGATAGAACAAAGATGATGGGAAGCAAACCATATGAAGTGGTTCAGGATGAAACTTTGGTTTCAGTTCCACATCATGAGACTTTAGCCGCAGTTCAACGCGAGAGTTTTACCGCAGTTCCGCATGAGACTTTCACCACAGCTCCTCGTGAGACTTTAAATGATCTTCATGTGGACCATCTTCTGCAGAGAAGCTCTTTGCtatcttctttctccagcagctctAACAGCTATGCCACTGGAATTCATTCATTATCAGTTGAAGATAATATAGGGTCATCCTTGGAGCCAAAGGCGGTTCAGCTGGAAGTCTGCTTTAGAATTCTTTGTTCAAATGATCGGGTTGGCggtgttattggaaaaggtggtGCTATTGTGAAAGCTCTTCAAAATGAGACAGGGGCAACTATAAGTATCGGTCCTCTAGTAGGCGAGTGTGAGGATCGAGTAATTACTGTCACTGCTTCAGAg aatTCTGAGTCAAAATATTCCCCAGCACAGAAGGCTGTTGTGCTTGTTTACTCGAGGTCCATTGAAGCTGGTATTGAGAAAGGGCTAGACTCTGGATTCAAGGGGTCATCTGTTACTGCACGACTTTTGGTTCCATCGAACCAAGTTGGTTGTTTGTTGGGAAAAGGCGGTGTAATTGTTTCAGAAATGCGGAAGGCAACGGGGGCTTCCATTAGAATAATTGGTTCTGATCAGGCTCCAAAATGTTCATCAGATAATGATCAAGTCGTACAG ATATCAGGAGAGTTTTCAAGTGTGCAAGATGCGTTGTACAATGCAACTGGTAGACTGAGAGATAATCTTATTATCAGTTCACAGAACAGTGCTGGAACAAGGAGTCAAAACTCTGTGCGAGCGGACTCCAGCCTTTCCTCTGCAAGAGCTGACACCAGCCTATCCTCTGCACGAGCTGATACCAGTCCGTATGGGCGATTAAGAGATACGGTTTCTCTTAGTGGCCAACCAGCTTTTGGCGTTTCTCCTTGTTTGACTAGACATACATTGTCTCAAAGTATTGATCATCATGCTCTTGCACATAATTTGGATCATAGTCTGGGTAGACATTCTTTGTCACAAAGCCTTGATCATCATGCTCTTCCATATAATTTAGATCATAGTATGGGTAGACATGTGTCACAAAGCCTCGATCGTCATGCTCTTGTGCAGAATTTAGATCATAGTCTGAGTAGACATAGTTTGTCACAAAGCCTTGATGATCATGCTTTTGCACAAAATTTAGATCATAGTCTGGGTAGACATAATTTGTCACAAAGCATTGATCATCATGCTTTAGCACAGAATTTAGATTATAGTCTAGGTAGGCATGGTTTGTCGCAAGGCAATGATCATCATGCTCTTTCGTGGAATGTAGACCATCCTTCTTCCCCAGGGTTATGGGCACCATCG ACAGTGGCTGGCATAAATTCAAGGGGAATTAATGATCTTAGTTGGGGAATGACATCTCGAAAAGGAGGCTTGGAACTTGTCAG TGGAAGTAAATCTGCTATTGTGACTAGTACAACTGTGGAAATTGTGGTTCCTGATGATACTATTGACTCTGTTTATGGGGAAAATGGTAGCAATTTGGCTCGTCTAAGACAG AGAAAATTTCACGACTTGGAGGAGAAACAAAAGAGAGAGCAGCTGCTGTTAGTTATGCTTGAGTAA
- the LOC112714802 gene encoding costars family protein: MNVEEEVGRLREEIKRLGTLQSDGSYKVTFGTLFNDDQCANIFEALVGTLRAAKKRKLLTYDGELLLQGVHDNVEITLNPTPAAAN, encoded by the exons ATGAATGTAGAAGAGGAGGTTGGGCGCCTCAGGGAAGAGATCAAGAGGCTTGGCACACTCCAATCAGATGGTTCTTACAAG GTTACATTTGGGACACTATTTAACGATGACCAATGTGCAAATATATTTGAGGCGCTTGTTGGGACACTGAGAGCAGCTAAAAAGCGAAAATTGCTCACATACGACGGTGAACTACTGCTTCAAGGAGTGCATGATAATGTCGAAATCACTCTTAATCCAACCCCTGCTGCTGCCAACTGA